A part of Leptospira wolffii serovar Khorat str. Khorat-H2 genomic DNA contains:
- the mrdA gene encoding penicillin-binding protein 2, giving the protein MVGGGSSSATEFRLERSFRLRLYMFSGLVVFALAAFIIQLFNLQIVQGTDNSLKAEKFVRKSETIPAARGEMFDRNFLTPETSMALVSNYSSLDAVLNTSLFKYDPAKVRNFLQEFARTLSIPMSYYEEDLLEPKFSKNIKSKKPFVLLEAISKAQQERISVFDTISKYVILVPSPRRIYKMGPALAHVTGYIGKPSKTDLLTREIKSYQWLGKDGLELEYDSRLRGTDGFRIQKRSSEGNIEEERVVEHSTPGNNLVLTIDKDIQLAAYKALKGARGTAIALRPSTGEVLAMASNPSYDPNILSGKSRSERTAHYRRVDANGGFLNLAIQSKFPPASTYKTLVAMAALESGHKVDYTPETSYSCNGSYVLKSTFAGVPDQVFYCWEKGGHGTNDLAHALQKSCSVYFYNLGYKLGSDPILTYSRLFLLDQKSKIDLPGEISGFVPSSAWKKRTYGTRWFDGDTINLSIGQGFMSVTPLGMALFYAGLLNRGQIYQPYIVNEIRDPLDNSIINRTEPQKLREIPIQNSTIEAIKTGLRLVVKNGTAAFVLNKPGLPEIAGKTGTAQTRRRGASGSNHAWFIGYAPANAPVSEQVLVAVFVEYGVGGAAGAAPVAREMFRAAFPPGSFKRTTEFPEGSAPILPENNNPL; this is encoded by the coding sequence ATGGTCGGAGGCGGTTCTTCTTCGGCCACAGAGTTTAGGCTGGAGCGTAGTTTCAGACTTCGTCTGTACATGTTCTCCGGGCTTGTAGTATTCGCGCTTGCCGCATTCATCATACAGTTATTCAACCTGCAGATCGTGCAAGGAACGGATAACTCTTTAAAGGCCGAAAAATTCGTACGTAAGAGCGAGACGATTCCCGCTGCCAGAGGGGAAATGTTCGATAGGAATTTTCTCACTCCGGAAACTTCCATGGCGTTGGTATCCAATTATTCCAGCTTGGATGCGGTGTTGAACACTTCATTGTTCAAATACGATCCTGCAAAAGTGAGAAATTTCCTGCAGGAATTCGCAAGAACTCTCTCCATTCCTATGTCCTACTACGAAGAGGATTTGTTGGAGCCTAAATTCTCCAAGAATATCAAATCCAAAAAGCCTTTCGTACTTTTGGAGGCTATCAGCAAGGCGCAGCAGGAAAGAATTTCCGTATTCGATACGATTTCCAAATACGTAATATTGGTACCTTCTCCCCGAAGAATCTATAAAATGGGACCGGCTTTGGCTCATGTGACCGGTTATATCGGAAAGCCGAGTAAGACGGACCTACTGACCAGAGAGATCAAGTCCTACCAGTGGTTGGGAAAAGACGGATTGGAATTGGAATACGATTCCAGACTAAGAGGGACGGACGGCTTCCGGATCCAAAAAAGAAGCTCCGAAGGGAACATAGAGGAAGAAAGGGTAGTAGAGCATTCCACTCCCGGAAATAATCTAGTACTTACGATAGACAAGGATATCCAACTTGCCGCCTATAAGGCCTTAAAAGGAGCTAGAGGAACCGCGATCGCACTGCGTCCTTCCACCGGGGAAGTCTTAGCCATGGCTTCGAATCCTAGTTACGATCCTAATATTCTCTCCGGGAAAAGCAGATCCGAGAGAACCGCTCATTATAGAAGGGTGGATGCCAACGGAGGATTCCTAAACTTAGCGATCCAGTCCAAGTTTCCTCCCGCGTCCACATATAAGACGTTAGTTGCTATGGCCGCTTTGGAAAGCGGACACAAGGTGGATTACACACCGGAGACAAGCTATAGTTGCAACGGAAGTTATGTGCTTAAGTCCACCTTTGCGGGAGTTCCCGATCAGGTCTTTTATTGTTGGGAGAAGGGAGGGCATGGTACGAACGATTTGGCCCACGCTCTCCAAAAATCCTGCTCCGTATATTTCTATAACCTCGGATATAAACTAGGATCGGATCCGATTTTGACTTACTCCAGACTATTCTTATTGGATCAAAAATCCAAGATAGATCTTCCGGGAGAGATCAGCGGGTTTGTTCCTTCATCCGCTTGGAAGAAGAGAACTTATGGAACGAGATGGTTCGACGGAGATACGATTAACCTTTCCATAGGGCAGGGATTCATGTCCGTCACCCCACTCGGAATGGCGTTATTCTATGCTGGACTATTAAATCGAGGCCAGATTTACCAACCGTACATAGTAAACGAGATCCGGGATCCTTTGGATAATTCCATTATTAATCGAACCGAACCTCAAAAATTGAGGGAGATCCCGATCCAAAATTCCACGATAGAAGCGATCAAGACTGGTCTACGATTAGTCGTGAAGAATGGAACTGCCGCTTTCGTACTAAACAAACCGGGACTGCCCGAGATAGCGGGTAAGACCGGAACCGCTCAAACGAGAAGAAGGGGAGCCTCCGGATCCAACCACGCTTGGTTTATAGGTTATGCTCCTGCGAACGCGCCCGTCAGCGAACAGGTGTTAGTTGCGGTGTTCGTGGAATACGGGGTGGGGGGAGCCGCCGGTGCCGCGCCTGTCGCCAGAGAAATGTTCCGAGCCGCTTTCCCGCCGGGAAGTTTTAAGAGAACGACGGAGTTTCCAGAAGGAAGCGCACCGATTTTACCGGAGAATAATAATCCACTATGA
- the mreD gene encoding rod shape-determining protein MreD: protein MILEYVVIGAGIFIAHFLNGTNTFEISGFKPDFMVLFVLFFALRKGAMAGIWIGFFGGLLSDSGLGGEIVGEVVTYKIGLHSLTFCVMGYIVGRFARPAYHENQISIMLYALAVTLVSRIAAYYLFTLFFHENLNYSIFSTSLFNALIAPVFFWILGKLYRLEQAEA, encoded by the coding sequence ATGATCTTAGAATACGTAGTCATCGGAGCGGGGATCTTCATCGCACATTTCTTGAACGGAACCAACACCTTCGAGATTTCCGGATTCAAGCCGGACTTTATGGTTCTATTCGTTCTATTCTTCGCGCTTAGAAAAGGGGCAATGGCGGGAATTTGGATAGGATTCTTCGGAGGATTACTTTCCGATTCCGGACTAGGCGGAGAAATCGTAGGGGAAGTTGTGACCTATAAGATCGGCCTCCACTCCTTGACCTTCTGCGTTATGGGGTATATCGTAGGAAGATTCGCAAGACCCGCGTATCATGAAAATCAGATCTCCATCATGCTTTACGCTTTGGCAGTGACGTTGGTGTCCAGAATAGCGGCGTATTATCTATTTACGTTATTCTTCCATGAAAATTTAAATTACTCTATTTTTAGTACGTCTTTATTCAACGCTTTGATCGCTCCGGTATTCTTCTGGATACTCGGAAAACTCTATCGCCTGGAGCAGGCGGAGGCGTAA
- a CDS encoding Ppx/GppA phosphatase family protein, producing the protein MVRENTLAAIDLGTNSFHMIIVRVRENGTFEAIAREKENVRLGSGLEEGGEIDPPAFRRAIECLKRFKMLADNAKAEIRAVATSAMREASNRVAFQEAAWKEAGIKIDVISGYEEARLIYFGVLQGLPVFDKKILLIDIGGGSTEVLVGYRGDILFSKSFKLGAIRLTEKFLKSDPLDSSQVRKCKLYVEEMLLPFRKVIRDLRPEVVVGSSGTVQATAGIIRAFEGEVEEGPLNHFTFSASEFRKAKNLILDSDNNKKRSKIPGFDSKRSDIIVGGVLILDELFQQLELPDLTVSELALREGIIYDTIRKWEHFQDLTQSKHLDDIRQKSIHNLLVSFTRDEEYARHVAKLALDIFDQLQPIHRLGKEEREYLEASALLHEVGLFISHSAYHKHSYYLIRNSEAMLGFTWGEIEIIALTARYHRKSAPKSKHREFQRIGSREQEIVQRLSGILRIASACNRNRQGLIETVKCQVRKNQAIFSLISKSGYEKSLELWACEEQADAFESAYGFVPLFQ; encoded by the coding sequence ATGGTCCGGGAAAACACCTTAGCAGCCATCGATCTCGGTACGAATTCCTTTCATATGATCATTGTCAGGGTTCGTGAAAACGGAACCTTCGAGGCGATAGCCAGAGAAAAGGAGAACGTTCGTCTCGGCAGCGGTTTAGAAGAAGGAGGAGAAATCGACCCTCCCGCATTCAGGCGCGCCATAGAATGCCTGAAGCGATTCAAGATGCTCGCGGACAATGCAAAGGCCGAAATCAGAGCCGTAGCCACTTCCGCTATGAGAGAAGCCTCCAATAGAGTCGCTTTTCAGGAGGCCGCCTGGAAAGAAGCAGGCATCAAAATCGACGTAATCAGCGGTTACGAAGAGGCAAGGCTTATCTATTTCGGAGTCCTACAAGGCCTTCCAGTCTTCGATAAAAAGATCCTACTCATAGATATAGGCGGAGGTAGCACCGAAGTTCTGGTAGGATACAGAGGGGATATACTATTCTCCAAAAGCTTCAAATTGGGAGCCATTCGACTCACGGAAAAGTTTCTGAAATCGGATCCGTTAGATTCTTCCCAAGTGAGAAAATGCAAACTGTATGTAGAGGAAATGTTACTTCCCTTCCGTAAAGTCATTCGGGATCTAAGACCCGAAGTTGTGGTGGGGTCCTCGGGAACAGTTCAGGCCACGGCGGGAATCATCCGGGCTTTCGAAGGTGAAGTGGAAGAAGGTCCTCTAAACCATTTTACCTTTAGCGCCTCCGAATTCAGAAAGGCCAAAAACCTGATCCTGGATTCGGATAATAATAAGAAGAGAAGTAAGATCCCCGGCTTCGATTCCAAACGTTCGGACATCATCGTAGGAGGAGTCCTTATCCTGGACGAGCTCTTCCAGCAATTGGAGCTTCCCGATCTGACCGTTTCGGAACTGGCTCTTCGAGAAGGAATCATATACGATACGATACGAAAATGGGAACATTTCCAAGATCTTACCCAATCCAAGCATCTGGACGATATCCGTCAAAAATCCATCCACAATCTCCTGGTGTCTTTTACGAGGGACGAAGAATATGCAAGGCATGTGGCAAAACTCGCCTTGGATATCTTCGACCAATTGCAACCTATCCATCGTTTAGGAAAGGAAGAAAGGGAATACCTGGAAGCCTCGGCTCTTTTACACGAGGTAGGATTATTTATCTCCCATTCCGCATACCATAAACATAGCTATTATCTGATCCGAAATTCCGAGGCGATGCTGGGATTCACCTGGGGAGAAATAGAAATCATCGCACTCACTGCCAGGTATCACAGGAAAAGCGCTCCCAAATCCAAACACCGAGAATTCCAGAGAATAGGAAGCAGGGAACAGGAAATCGTGCAAAGACTTTCCGGAATCCTAAGAATAGCAAGCGCCTGCAATCGGAACCGCCAAGGATTGATCGAAACCGTGAAATGCCAGGTCCGCAAAAACCAGGCAATATTCAGCCTAATCTCCAAGTCCGGTTATGAGAAGAGTCTAGAACTCTGGGCCTGCGAAGAACAAGCGGACGCCTTCGAATCGGCTTACGGATTCGTCCCTCTTTTTCAGTAA
- the mreC gene encoding rod shape-determining protein MreC produces the protein MLWIQVNKSKETVSLVFCVVFSLLSLTFKSNVLVRGIASFQRVGDSVSGSIDGVGSFFKGAYTKLESFEAVRQERDACVSAIDEYKLLPQDVERLTRENDNLRRELKFNTLQKYPTVKAEVLSVRLNSIYRTIIIDKGSEAGIKPYMPVTARAVNQKGEIIEALVGKVIAVTGGSAVVQPLINSNFNMGVAIPDSNLWASLSGNSGRGTEALMNYIDSGIIIDPRIFGDYPMGPSEMIQYTGSLSKIGKTVFSSGSSGIYPNGIPVGIITEEGPRNGSFKTAFLKPFVRFDMLESVTILMKLPEKWAETWPEGQNINIENPYFGELNYPKEDREPKNANPGAGVKPPEGQKPVKPKPEGGAGFEEETN, from the coding sequence ATGCTCTGGATCCAAGTTAATAAAAGCAAAGAAACCGTTTCCCTCGTTTTTTGCGTAGTATTCTCTCTTCTGTCTTTGACGTTCAAAAGTAACGTTCTCGTGAGAGGTATCGCAAGTTTCCAAAGAGTGGGGGATAGCGTATCCGGATCCATCGACGGAGTGGGCTCCTTCTTCAAGGGCGCTTATACCAAATTAGAATCCTTCGAAGCGGTTCGCCAGGAAAGAGACGCATGCGTTTCCGCCATAGACGAATACAAACTTCTTCCCCAGGACGTGGAAAGACTTACCCGGGAAAACGATAATCTCCGTAGAGAACTGAAGTTCAACACTCTGCAAAAGTATCCTACGGTGAAGGCCGAGGTATTATCCGTTCGTCTCAATTCCATTTATAGAACCATTATCATAGACAAAGGTTCCGAAGCGGGAATCAAACCTTATATGCCCGTGACCGCTAGAGCGGTGAATCAAAAGGGAGAGATTATAGAGGCGCTTGTCGGAAAAGTGATCGCGGTAACCGGGGGGTCCGCCGTGGTCCAACCTCTCATCAATTCGAATTTCAATATGGGGGTCGCCATTCCGGACAGTAATCTTTGGGCGTCCTTGTCCGGAAACTCTGGAAGAGGAACCGAAGCTCTCATGAATTATATCGATAGCGGTATCATCATCGATCCTAGGATCTTCGGAGATTATCCGATGGGTCCTTCCGAGATGATCCAGTATACCGGCTCTTTGAGTAAGATAGGGAAGACCGTGTTCAGCTCCGGTTCTTCCGGGATCTATCCGAACGGAATCCCGGTGGGAATCATTACGGAAGAAGGACCGAGAAACGGAAGTTTCAAAACCGCCTTCCTGAAGCCTTTCGTACGTTTCGATATGCTGGAGTCCGTCACCATTCTAATGAAACTTCCGGAAAAATGGGCGGAGACTTGGCCGGAAGGGCAGAATATCAATATTGAGAATCCGTACTTCGGAGAATTAAATTATCCTAAAGAAGATCGTGAGCCCAAGAATGCGAATCCGGGAGCCGGAGTGAAACCTCCGGAAGGACAAAAACCCGTGAAACCTAAGCCCGAGGGTGGAGCCGGATTCGAAGAGGAAACGAACTGA
- the rodA gene encoding rod shape-determining protein RodA, translating into MMSDRSIERIDYFLVGSVIMVVICSILTLYSQEYNFDDPSVGLMSHKWFKQFLFFLLGIAIMWFISRVNYQLIGAYALFIYGFAILLLVLTLIPGIGYLPTSRGARSWIKIGPFLLQASEFAKLATVILLGQYLVLKEKEMKKLVVLVIPFGIVLLPMALILIQPDFGTAVSFLPILFTMLFLGGADYFHIGSFITFGGISLVLPMYVEYSKLTLLNDILAFLQRTGKTDLLSVVNRLGGKTWQVVEGKEVVGANLTPKTLASLREAVEQVVDLEASFVFKLLSNQALLIGIGATLIIFSIIMILLRIARGSKTLRSYYIPLGILGVSLVSAVVVMKTVPFRENQVIRLTAFLNPDEFKQGAGYQLRASKPAVGSGKLFGKGFLNAEMTEGKIPHVPEASTDFIFASWAEQTGFLGSILLLFFLFSIPLRGLQISYESKDRFGSLLASGIVAMLFYHMAINIGIVLGLMPVTGIPLSFMSYGGSHLIMSMVAVGIILSIKMRKHAN; encoded by the coding sequence ATGATGTCCGATAGATCCATAGAACGTATCGATTACTTCCTGGTCGGCTCGGTGATCATGGTGGTGATCTGTAGTATTCTTACTTTATATTCTCAGGAGTATAATTTCGACGATCCGAGTGTGGGGCTCATGAGCCATAAATGGTTCAAACAGTTTCTATTCTTCTTATTAGGCATCGCGATCATGTGGTTTATATCCCGTGTCAACTACCAGTTGATCGGAGCCTATGCGCTATTTATCTACGGGTTTGCGATTCTTCTTCTCGTGCTTACATTGATTCCGGGAATCGGATATCTTCCTACAAGTAGGGGAGCCAGATCCTGGATCAAGATCGGACCTTTCCTGTTACAGGCTTCCGAGTTTGCGAAGTTGGCTACGGTGATTCTTCTCGGCCAGTATCTTGTGCTGAAAGAAAAGGAAATGAAGAAGCTCGTGGTTCTAGTCATACCTTTCGGAATCGTTCTGTTGCCCATGGCATTGATATTGATACAGCCGGACTTCGGAACCGCAGTGTCGTTTCTTCCCATCCTATTCACGATGCTTTTCCTAGGAGGAGCCGACTATTTTCACATCGGTTCCTTCATTACGTTCGGAGGAATTTCCCTAGTACTTCCCATGTATGTGGAATATTCCAAACTCACTTTATTGAACGATATTTTAGCCTTTCTGCAAAGAACCGGAAAGACGGATTTACTTTCCGTCGTGAACCGTTTGGGCGGAAAAACCTGGCAGGTGGTGGAAGGAAAAGAAGTGGTCGGGGCGAATTTGACTCCGAAGACTTTGGCTTCTCTCAGAGAAGCGGTGGAGCAGGTAGTGGATTTGGAGGCGAGTTTCGTATTCAAATTGCTTTCAAACCAGGCCTTGTTGATCGGGATCGGTGCCACTCTCATCATTTTTAGTATCATTATGATCCTTCTCCGAATAGCAAGGGGATCGAAAACATTACGATCTTATTATATTCCTCTCGGAATCTTGGGGGTGAGTCTCGTATCGGCGGTCGTGGTCATGAAGACCGTACCTTTCCGGGAGAACCAGGTGATCCGTTTGACCGCTTTCTTGAATCCGGACGAATTCAAGCAAGGAGCCGGATACCAGCTCAGAGCCTCCAAGCCTGCAGTGGGTTCCGGAAAATTGTTCGGAAAAGGTTTCTTAAATGCGGAGATGACGGAAGGCAAAATCCCTCATGTACCGGAAGCCAGTACGGACTTTATCTTTGCATCCTGGGCCGAACAAACCGGGTTCTTAGGATCGATCTTGTTGCTATTCTTCCTGTTTTCGATACCGTTAAGAGGATTACAAATTAGTTATGAAAGTAAGGATCGATTCGGATCCTTGCTAGCCTCTGGAATCGTGGCGATGTTATTCTACCATATGGCGATCAATATAGGGATCGTGCTCGGGCTCATGCCAGTGACGGGAATTCCTCTTTCCTTTATGAGTTACGGAGGATCTCACTTGATCATGTCGATGGTTGCGGTAGGAATCATTCTCTCGATTAAGATGAGAAAGCACGCGAACTAA
- a CDS encoding rod shape-determining protein — MIFDKLYGLFSNDMGIDLGTANTLVHVKGQGIVLSEPSVVAVHAATGKVLAVGQEAKRMLGRTPGEIVAIRPMKDGVIADFETVEKMIRYFIAKVHNRTTFVKPRIVIGVPSGITEVERRAVRESAEQAGAREIFLIDEALAAAIGANIPINEPAGNMIVDIGGGTTEIAVISLGGMVIAESIRTGGDEFDDAIIKYLRNQYNLVVGERTAEDIKLTIGNAYPEKKTETMEVKGRDAISGLPRTLELESNEIRKALKEPTDEILDGIKRVLERTPPELASDIVERGIVLTGGGCLLRGLETYLSKETGVPVFRAENPLTCVVLGTGKFLDEVKYLKPGIR; from the coding sequence ATGATATTCGATAAGCTCTACGGACTATTTTCCAACGATATGGGAATCGACCTCGGAACCGCAAACACTCTCGTCCACGTAAAAGGTCAAGGGATTGTGCTCTCTGAGCCTTCCGTAGTGGCGGTCCATGCAGCCACCGGAAAGGTCCTTGCGGTAGGCCAGGAGGCCAAGAGAATGTTGGGTCGTACTCCCGGCGAAATCGTGGCAATTCGACCCATGAAAGACGGTGTGATCGCCGACTTCGAAACTGTCGAAAAAATGATCCGTTATTTCATAGCTAAAGTCCATAACCGGACCACTTTCGTTAAGCCTAGAATCGTGATCGGAGTTCCTTCCGGGATTACCGAGGTGGAAAGAAGGGCGGTAAGAGAATCCGCCGAGCAGGCAGGAGCGAGAGAAATTTTCCTTATCGACGAGGCCTTAGCAGCCGCGATCGGAGCGAATATCCCGATCAACGAACCGGCGGGAAATATGATCGTGGATATAGGCGGTGGAACCACCGAGATCGCGGTTATTTCACTGGGAGGGATGGTGATTGCAGAATCCATCCGGACCGGAGGGGACGAGTTCGACGACGCAATCATCAAATATCTCAGGAACCAATACAACCTGGTCGTAGGGGAAAGAACCGCTGAAGATATCAAGCTTACGATCGGAAACGCTTACCCGGAAAAGAAAACCGAGACCATGGAAGTCAAGGGACGGGATGCGATCTCCGGACTTCCTAGAACTTTGGAACTGGAATCCAACGAAATCCGTAAGGCTCTAAAGGAACCGACGGACGAAATTCTGGACGGAATCAAGAGAGTATTGGAAAGAACTCCTCCGGAACTCGCTTCCGATATCGTAGAGAGAGGAATCGTTCTGACGGGAGGAGGTTGCCTTCTTCGTGGACTGGAAACCTATCTTTCCAAGGAGACGGGAGTTCCCGTTTTCAGAGCGGAAAACCCTTTGACCTGTGTGGTTTTAGGAACCGGAAAATTCCTGGACGAAGTAAAATACCTGAAGCCCGGAATTCGTTAA